In Juglans microcarpa x Juglans regia isolate MS1-56 chromosome 4S, Jm3101_v1.0, whole genome shotgun sequence, a single window of DNA contains:
- the LOC121263264 gene encoding phytochrome A-associated F-box protein-like, with translation MTDNVFSKLPEDVVLNIFFKLEDDPRNWARLACVCTKFSSLIRTVCWRQKCSNTIPSVVSDLLSSSATSSSCPPGGWAALHKVSVCCPGLLHAGVLLENSDFGLERELGPDEIYRDSFPTPSSVITPSSTEPCPSHHIDEVNSEGACTWSLYDDLYFDTIYNVSDSQDVPQVVDGEEVVVDVGVGVGVGVVAVEGEYSVPKRRKISWGMQSHLASGVWNLSREQGSKLLARQFRDDCLYVCDWPGCVHVEEKRNYMLFRGIFKNFKRSRVWRTINDGNRSKVDVNCAFCACKETWDLHSAFCLRRGFGYHDDGEPVVRAYVCENGHVSGAWTDSPLYT, from the coding sequence ATGACGGACAACGTGTTCTCAAAGCTCCCCGAAGACGTCGTGCTCAACATCttcttcaagctagaagacgATCCGCGCAACTGGGCCCGGCTCGCCTGTGTCTGCACCAAATTCTCGTCCCTCATCCGCACCGTTTGTTGGCGGCAAAAGTGCTCTAACACCATCCCCTCCGTCGTCTCCGacctcctctcctcctccgcCACCAGCTCCTCCTGCCCTCCAGGCGGCTGGGCCGCACTTCACAAGGTCTCCGTCTGCTGCCCGGGCCTCCTTCACGCCGGCGTGCTCCTTGAGAACTCGGATTTCGGTCTGGAACGAGAACTCGGACCCGACGAGATTTACCGAGACTCATTTCCGACTCCATCATCTGTCATAACACCATCCTCCACCGAACCATGCCCGAGCCATCACATAGACGAGGTCAATTCAGAAGGTGCTTGTACCTGGTCCCTCTATGACGACCTGTATTTTGATACTATTTACAACGTTTCAGATTCCCAAGACGTTCCCCAGGTTGTTGACGGTGAAGAGGTTGTTGTCGATGTCGGTGTCGGTGTCGGTGTCGGTGTTGTTGCGGTGGAGGGAGAATACTCGGTGCCAAAGAGGAGGAAAATCTCTTGGGGTATGCAGTCGCATTTGGCTTCTGGGGTTTGGAATCTGAGCCGGGAGCAAGGGAGTAAGCTCCTCGCGAGACAGTTCCGCGATGATTGTTTGTACGTTTGCGATTGGCCAGGGTGTGTTCACGTTGAGGAGAAGCGGAATTACATGCTTTTCAGAGGGATTTTCAAGAACTTCAAGAGGTCCCGGGTGTGGAGGACCATAAACGATGGGAATAGGAGCAAGGTCGACGTGAATTGTGCGTTCTGTGCGTGCAAAGAAACTTGGGATTTGCACTCCGCGTTTTGTTTGAGACGGGGGTTCGGGTACCACGACGATGGTGAGCCGGTTGTTCGAGCTTACGTCTGCGAGAATGGGCATGTCTCCGGAGCGTGGACGGATTCTCCATTGTATACGTAA